The following proteins are co-located in the Meiothermus cerbereus DSM 11376 genome:
- a CDS encoding DUF2905 domain-containing protein, producing MEVGRLLLVLGLVLVVLGLTWLYAPGLLGWFGRLPGDIRIEREGFRLYFPLTSMLLVSLVLSLLLSLLLRWFR from the coding sequence ATGGAAGTTGGGCGCTTGCTGCTGGTGTTGGGCCTGGTGCTGGTGGTTCTGGGCCTGACGTGGCTGTATGCCCCTGGGCTTCTGGGCTGGTTTGGCCGCCTGCCTGGAGACATTCGCATCGAGCGCGAGGGTTTTCGCTTGTACTTTCCCCTCACCTCCATGCTGCTGGTTAGCCTGGTCTTGAGCCTGCTGCTTAGCCTGCTCCTGCGCTGGTTTCGCTAG
- a CDS encoding group III truncated hemoglobin — MNDLASRADIAVVVDAFYAKAIQDEQIGYLFEGLDLMNHLPVIHDFWENILWRTGAYKGGMMYKHLLLNARKPLTLEHFERWLELFTQTVDAHYKGPNASTMKQLAHSIARTIYARVSQQSSVPMGVQDAPSETSAGAG, encoded by the coding sequence GTGAACGACCTTGCTTCCAGAGCCGATATCGCAGTAGTGGTCGATGCTTTTTATGCCAAAGCCATCCAGGACGAACAAATCGGCTATTTGTTCGAGGGCCTGGACTTAATGAACCACCTGCCCGTCATCCACGACTTCTGGGAAAACATCTTATGGCGCACCGGCGCGTATAAGGGTGGCATGATGTACAAGCACCTGTTACTAAACGCCCGCAAGCCGCTTACGCTCGAGCACTTCGAGCGCTGGCTCGAGCTGTTCACCCAGACTGTCGATGCACACTACAAGGGTCCCAATGCCAGCACCATGAAGCAACTGGCACATTCAATAGCCCGTACCATTTACGCTCGAGTTTCCCAGCAAAGTAGCGTCCCGATGGGCGTTCAGGATGCCCCTAGCGAAACCAGCGCAGGAGCAGGCTAA